In Pelmatolapia mariae isolate MD_Pm_ZW linkage group LG8, Pm_UMD_F_2, whole genome shotgun sequence, one genomic interval encodes:
- the LOC134633181 gene encoding uncharacterized protein LOC134633181, with protein MILYLLFPAFVLGTVTSQSANSTAGKLDEVGRNQTFNSTLKPKNVTSTFYEEKKAVEEKLQSNQVSVIAEDKESFQDEENKITGENCDRKLLQYFSSIYCGEDFHQNMQNIGRDNWCVQERFIRAYSDLTLCVELLAKMTSCFFPNPDIQDFFIDIHLKFFQNCTNENDPMTEDAPQKVVIGLTLLSVSFIPIMVYLVARS; from the exons ATGATCCTCTACCTGCTCTTCCCTGCTTTTGTCCTCG GTACTGTGACATCACaatcagccaacagcacagcgGGAAAGCTCGATGAAGTTGGGAGGAACCAAACATTCAACA GTacactgaaaccaaagaacGTGACATCCACATTTTACGAAGAGAAGAAGGCGGTCGAGGAGAAACTGCAAAGTAACCAAGTATCTGTTATCGCAGAAGATAAAG AGAGTTTCCAGGATGAGGAAAATAAAATTACTGGGGAAAACTGTGATCGGAAGTTACTGCAATACTTCAGTTCCATCTACTGTGGTGAAGATTTTCACCAGAACATGCAGAATATCGGCAGAGATAACTGGTGTGTCCAGGAACGTTTCATCAG AGCTTACAGTGACCTAACGCTATGTGTGGAACTTCTGGCTAAAATGACCAGCTGTTTCTTCCCAAACCCTGATATTCAAGACTTCTTTATCGACATCCATTTGAAATTCTTCCAGAACTGCACCAATGAGAATGATCCGATGACTGAAGATGCCCCTCAGAAGGTGGTGATTGGCCTCACTCTCCTTTCTGTGAGCTTCATCCCCATCATGGTTTATCTGGTCGCTCGGAGTTAG